The Terriglobus roseus sequence CCCCTGAGGCTCAGCTTCTCTGCCGCGAGCAGAGCCACACGTCAGCACCTAAAGCCGAACATTCCGGATGGAACGTTCCGGATGAGCTTGTTGGCACGACTGAGGCTGTGCCCTTCCGAGCGAAAGGCGTCCTAAGGCGCCACAGCCTTCACAGTCAAGGAAGACAGGTTCCGCGCCCAGCGTGCGGGCTTCTTGTCTTCTGTGAGCACCAGCTTAAAGGCACCGTCGGCTGCGATAGGCGTGCCATCCAGCGTGTCTGCGACGATCGCCTGGCCATTGCGACATTCGGGGTTCGTATCGCAAAGCGTGATGGCGACGTGAAAATTGTCCGTCGCGCTTGCGATGACAACCATCAGGTTCGCAGAGGTCCTCGGACCCTCACCTTTTGCCGGCTCCACCAGGGTAAGCAGCTCCTTGACGGGCACTCCGCTATAGCTCTCGTCCTTGTTGTTGTGCGCGTTGTGGACGCTGACGGTGACGTGCGGCATCGCCTTCAGATCCGCCGGTGTCAGTGCCTTTTTCTTGCCCGCGATGCCGGTCAGTACCAACTCCGTGGAAGGTGCTGACTTCTTCATGTCCATACCGGCCATTTGTGCGGGCGACTTGATCGCGGTCATCGCTGGGAGAAGAAGTGCAAGACAGAGGCTGATCGGACGGGTCATTGGGCTGCTCCAAAAAGAACGCCGTTCTGGTTGTTGCGGATGCACTTGGTGTAGTTGAACAGGAAGGTGTCGCGCATGCGAGCGTAATCTGCCGTGGACTTGATGGGTGCCTTTGCCGGGTTCAAGAGATAGACCGTCGTGACGACGTGCGTGTGATCGTCGATCAGCATGTAGATCCCGAGTGTCTTACCGTCGACCTTGTTGCGATCAAGACCAACGATGCCGAAGGCATTGAAGGGCGACTTGCGCGTCATGTTGCGGGCCACGTTCTTGTCGGACGCAATGATGTCATCGAAGTCATCCATCAGCAGCTTGCGATTCGCGACAAAATTCGCGTCCGGAAGCACTTCGATCTTGGCGCTGGCGTAGGGATCGGCACCGGGATAGGCAAAGTCCACACGACGGCCTCCAAGCAGTGGTACGGAGCCGGTCTTGCCATGCGACTGCACGGGGCGCTCCTTCACATCGTCCGGCATGGGCACAATGTTTGTGACCTGCAGGCCGTCCGGGAAAGAGCAGGATTCGTAAGGCTTTAGCTGCGGAAGGGACTTCGGCGCAACTGCCCGGGGCGCCTGTGCTCCCGTCGACGGGAAAAGAAGCGGCTTGGGCGAAACGGGTTTCACCGCAGGGGAAGCTGTGGTTTGAGCGTGCAGTGCAGCCATAGGCAGCAGGAAGAGGGCGACGATGGCGGAGGGTGCAAGACGCATCTCTGAACACTACCGGAACGGCCGTCGTATACTCAAGCCATGTCAGTCGTCAAGAATATCGCCGGCATCGCCAAGGGCATGGGCATCACCTTTAAGGAGATGCTGCAGCCGTCAGAGGTCGAAAACTACCCCGACGGCCCAGGGCCGATGCGTGGCGCCATCTTCCAGGAACGCTTTCGCGGCAAGCACCAGTTGCAGCGCGATGAGAACGGGCTGGAGAAGTGCGTCGCCTGCTTCCTGTGCGCGGCAGCGTGTCCGTCGAACTGCATCTACATCGAAGCTGCGGAGAACACGGAAGAGAAGCGCATCTCTTCCGCCGAGCGCTACGCGAAAGTCTACAACATCGACTACAACCGCTGCATCTTCTGCGGTTACTGCGTCGAAGCGTGCCCCACGGACGCCATCACACACGGTCATGGCTTTGAATTGGCCAGTTTGAACGCGACCAACCTGGTCATGCGTAAGGAAGACCTGTTGATGCCCACACCCGCGACACCGCTGAAGCCGGGCAGCAGCGAAGACCGCGTCGAGCTGCTCTCGTAGTCCGGCGTTGCACGCTATAGCGCTTCGAAAGATTGCCGGTCAGTGACCTCGGTCCTGGCCGGCGTTTCCATCTCCTGCATCTTCGCGATGACAGCCGTCATATCCACAAAGTTCCACGCTTCCACAATCTGACCGCTGGACCATCTGGCCGTCGCAAAGCCCGAAACGGCCGCCGGCTTATCCGTTGCGTCTTCGCGGCCGTGAAGCGTCGCGGTCCAGCGCACCGCGGACTTGTCTCCGTCCACGAAGACATCCTGCATCTTCAGCTGGATCTTCGGAAAAGCATTGTGAAATTGAACAACAGAGGCTTTGAAGCCTGCGGCATCCTGGACCGAATTGAATTCGGGGAAGCCGTGCGCCCGCACCTCGGGGGCCAGCAGCTCATCGACGGTTGCGAGCCGTTTCTGATTCCAGACCTCTTCAAACCACCGCTGCGTCAGTTCGCGTACATCCTGCATGGCTTCCCTCCAGTGCTGGGAGACTATGCAGCCGGGGAAAGCCGTTGCAAGAAAAATTACGGTGAGCAGCGCAATTTCTCTTAATCGGACGGTGCCGGGTTCTCAAAAGCCATGCGCGGTCGGAGAATAGAGGCATGACTGTTCTGAATGAAACGCCGGTAGTTGCGGGAACCGCTCCAGTTTTCGACGCAAGCAATCCGTTCTTTGCGCCCAGCTCGTTGCCTTACTCTGCGCCTCCATTCGACAAGATCCGCGAAGAGCACTACATGCCCGCGTTCGATGCCGGTATGGCTGAGGGGCGGGCCGAGGTGGATGCCATCATCGCGAACACCGATGCGCCAACGTTCGACAACACCCTGGTCGCTCTGGAGAAGAGCGGCGCCCTGCTGAACCGCGTTGCCACTGCCTTCTATGCGATCGCCGGCGCGAATACCAATGCTGCGATTCAGCAGATGCAGCAGGACGTTGCGCCCAAGCTGTCGGCGCATGGCGACAGCATCAACCTGGACGAGAAGTTGTTTGCACGCGTGAAGACCCTGTATGAGCAGCGCGAGTCGCTTGACCTGGATGCGGAGTCGCTGCGCCTGCTGGAAATCACGTATGACGGCTTCGTAAAGGCAGGCGCGCTGTTGAGCGAGCCGAGCAAGAACACCCTGCGCGCGCTGAATACCGAGCAGTCCACGCTGCAGGCGAAATTCATCAATCGCGTGCTGGCAGCCATGAAGGAAGGTGGCCTGCACGTTGTGACGCGCGAAGCGCTGGATGGCCTGTCGGATGCAGAGATTGCAGAGGCCGCCGAGGCAGCGAAGTCGCGCGAGTTGGATGGCTTCTATCTCTCACTGCAGAACACGACGCAGCAGCCTGCGCTTGCTTCACTGACCAATCGCGAGACCCGTAAGGCCCTGTGGGAGGCTTCGCTGACGCGTGCCGAACAGGGGAATGATCACGACACCCGCGAGATGATCTCGCGCCTGGCGCAGCTTCGCGCGCAACGTGCGCATCTGCTGGGTTACGAAAGCTATGCGGCCTGGAAGCTCTCCGACCAGATGGCCCGCACGCCCGAAGCCGCTGTGAAGTTTCTCGACAACCTGGTCCCCGCGGCGCTCGTCGGTGCCAAGGCCGAAGCGGCAGAAATGCAGGCACTGATCGGCGACTCCTTCACGCTGGAGCCGTGGGACTGGGCCTTCTATGCCGAAGCTGTTCGCAAGGCGAAGTACGACATCAATGAAGACGAGGTGAAGCAGTACTTCGAACTGAGCAGTGTCTTTGAAGATGGTGTGCTCTTTGCTGCAACGAAGCTCTATGGCATCACGTTCTCCAAGCGGGCGGACCTGCCGGTCTACCACCCGGACGTTGTGACCTATGAGGTTTTCAACGCGGACGGATCGCATCTTGCACTGCTGTACTGCGACTTCTACCGGCGCGATTCGAAGCGTGGCGGCGCGTGGATGAGTTCGCTGCTGACACAGTCAAAGCTGCTGGGCGATGCGCCCATCATCACCAATGTCTGCAACTACACGAAGCCGGTGGGCGATGAACCTTCGTTGATTGACAGCGATGAGGCGCAGACGCTCTTCCATGAGTTCGGGCACGCACTGCATGGCTTGTTCAGTGAAGCGACCTACCCATCGCTCAGCGGTACCGCGGTACCGCGTGACTTCGTCGAATTCCCATCGCAGTTCAATGAGCACTGGGCTTCGTACCCGGCCATCTTCAATAACTACGCGAAACACTGGAAGACGGGCGAAGTCATGCCCGCCGACCTACAGGCAAAGCTGAAGGCGACGAAGAATTTCAATGGCGGCCACGCGTTAACGGAAGTACTTGCAGCGGCCGAACTCGACATGCAATGGCACACGCTACCCTCGGACAGTGAAGCGCCGGATGCATCGGCCTTCGAAGCCGCTGCGCTGGAACGTGCCGGTGTGTCGGTGCCACTGGTGCCGCCACGCTATCGCTCGACGTACTTCTCGCACATCTTCGGCGGTGGCTATGCCGCGGGCTACTACGCGTACCTGTGGGCGGAGATGCTGGACAGCGATGCGTATCACTGGTTCGAAGAGCATGGCGGCCTGACACGCGCCAATGGCGATCGCCTGCGCAACATGGTGCTGTCACGCGGCAACACCGCCGATCCTGCTGAGCTCTATCGCGCGTGGGCGGGTCGTGATCCGGTCATTGGACCGATGCTGCAACAGCGTGGGATTCCTGACTCGGCGGTGACTGGATAGCAACAGACTTCGGGTGCCCCATTCTTTCGCGAAGCGAAAGGTGGGGTATCGCGCGGAAGCGCGACGCTGCTGCTGGAGTCGAACGGTCATGCTTCGCGTGATGCCCCACCCTTGCTGCGCAAGAATGGGGACCCACATGCGAGGGCGCGATCCTCTTCCTCTTAGCCTTCGGGATCGTAATTAAGGTTTGGTCCGAGCCAGCGTTCGACTTCCACCAGCGGCATGCCCTTACGCTTCGCGTAGTCCTGCGCCTGGTCACGGTCGATCTTTCCCAGTGAGAAGAAGCGCGACTCGGGATGGGCGAAGTAGATACCGCTCACGCTCGATCCGGGCCACATCGCGAAGGACTCGGTGATCTCGATGCCGGTGTTCGCCTGCGCGTCCAGCAGGCGCCAGATGGTGCCCTTCTCCGTGTGGTCCGGGCAGGCGGGATAGCCGGGCGCGGGACGGATGCCGCGATACTTCTCCGCGATGATCTGCTGCGTGGTCAGGCCCTCGTTGCGGCCAAACCCCCACTGATCACGCACACGCTTGTGCAGCGCTTCGGCGAACGCTTCGGCAAGACGATCCGCGATCGCCTCGGCCATGATGGCGCTGTAGTCATCGTGCTGTGCGCGGAAGCCATCGCAGAATTCCTTTAGGCCAATACCAGTCGTCACTGCGAAGGCACCGATGGTATCGGGCAGCCCGGTCTCCTTCGGTGCGATGAAGTCCGCGAGGGAGCGGCATGGTTCGTTGCCATCGCGATGCGCCTGCTGCCGCAGAAAGTGGAAGTGTTCGCGGACGTCGCTGCGCGCTGCGTCGCTGTAAAGCTCAACATCGTCACCGACTGCACTCGCGGGGAAGAAGCCGTACACACCACGGGCACGCAGCAGGTTCTCGTTCACAATGCGGTCGAGCATCTTGTTCGCATTCGTGTAGAGCTCGCGAGCCTCTTCGCCCTGCAGCTTGTCGTCGAGAATGCGCGGATAGATACCCTTCAGACCCCATGTGTGAAAGAAGGGAGACCAGTCGATGTACTCGCGCAGCTCCGCAAGAGGGAAGTGATCCAGCACGCGCACGCCGAGGAACTCCGGCTGTGCAATGTCTTCGCTGCGCCACTCAATGGGCGTGCGGCGAAGGCGCGCGGTAGCGATGGGAACCATGGGCTGCTTGGGCGCCAGGTGGGCTTTGCGAACAGCCTCATACTCCGCGGCATGCTGTGCGACGTACTGTGCGCGATTGTCCTCGCTCAGCAGGTTCGTGGTCACCGGCACGGCTCGGCTCGCGTCGGTGACATGCACGACGGGCTGACTGTAGTGTGGCGCGATCTTGATGGCTGTGTGTGCACGGCTGGTCGTTGCGCCGCCAATCAGCAGGGGGACGGTGAAGCCCTGCCGCTCCATCTCCTTCGCAACGTGCACCATCTCGTCGAGCGACGGCGTGATGAGGCCGCTGAGGCCGATGATGTCCGCGTTCACTTCCTTCGCGCGCGCAAGGATCTTCTCCGCAGGCACCATCACGCCCATGTCGAAGACCTCGTAGTTGTTGCAGGCAAGCACCACGCCGACGATGTTCTTGCCGATGTCGTGCACATCGCCCTTCACCGTCGCGAGCACGATCTTGCCCTGCGTGCGCATGACGATGCCGGCCGCGGCCATTTCGGCCTTCTCAGCCTCCATGAATGGGAAGAGGTAGGCGACGGCCTTCTTCATCACGCGAGCCGACTTCACCACCTGCGGCAGGAACATCTTGCCCGCACCGAAGAGATCGCCGACGACGCTCATGCCCTGCATGAGCGGGCCTTCGATGACGAGCAGTGGACGGCCCAGCTTTGCGCGGGCCTCTTCCGTGTCTTCATCAATATAGGTGTCGATGCCCTTGACCAGCGCATGCGACAGGCGCTCTTCCACCGTCCCGCTGCGCCACTCTTCGGCCTTCTTCGCAGCGGCCTCCGGGTTGCTGGTGCCGGCTGCTTTGAGCTGCTCGCCATAGTCGACCAGGCGCTCCGTCGCGTCCGGTCTACGGTTCAGCAGGACATCTTCGACCAGCACCTTTAGCTCAGGCTCGATGGCGTCGTACAGCTCCAGCATGCCGGCGTTGACGATGCCCATGTCCATACCCGCTGCGATCGCGTGATACAGGAACGCCGAGTGCATCGCCTCGCGGACCTTGTTGTTGCCACGGAAGCTGAACGAGATGTTGCTGACGCCGCCGCTGACCTTCGCATGCGGCAGGTTCGCCTTGATCCAGCGCGTCGCGTTGATGAAGTCGACGGCGTAGTTGTTGTGCTCCTCCATGCCGGTCGCAACGGTCAGGATGTTGGGATCGAAGATGATGTCTTCGGCAGGGAAGCCAACCTCATCGACGAGGATGCGATAGGCGCGCTCGCAGATGCGGATCTTGTCTTCGTAGGTCGCTGCCTGGCCCTGCTCGTCAAAGGCCATGACGACGACGGCCGCGCCATACTTCAACACGGTGCGTGCATTCTGGCGGAACTTGTCCTCGCCTTCCTTCAGCGAGATGGAGTTAACGATGCCCTTGCCCTGTAGGCACTTCAGCCCGGCCTCGATGACCTCCCACTTGGAGGAGTCGACCATGAAGGGCACCTTGGCCACCTCAGGCTCGCTGGCGAGCAGCTGCAGATAACGGGTCATGGCGGCGACGCCGTCGATCATGCCCTCGTCCATGCAGATGTCGATGACATTCGCGCCATTCTCCACCTGCTGGCGCGCGACGCTGACGGCCTCTTCGTACTTGCCCTCTTTGATCAGCTTCGCAAACTTCGGGGAGCCGGCCACGTTAGTGCGTTCGCCCAGCATGATGAAGACGCCGGCCTGCTGTGTGAAGGGCTGTGATCCGCTCAGGCGGAGGGGCTTACTGTCACCGGTCATGCGCGTGCACCTGCCAGTTCCAGTGCGTATTCGCGCGGATGCTTGCCTTCGAGCGCCTTTGCGATCGCGGCGATGTGGTCAGGCGTGTTGCCGCAGCAGCCGCCGGCAATGTTGATCAGGCCGTTCTTCGCAAAGTCACCGAGGAAGCGCGCCATGTCGTCCGGTTCAAGATCGAAACCGGTCGGCGACAACGGGTTCGGCAGACCTGCGTTCGGATAGCAGGAGATTGCGGTGTCCGCTTTCGCGGCGAGTTCCGTGAGAAACGGGTACATCAGATCGGGACCAATCGAGCAGTTCAAGCCCACGCTCAGCGGCTTCACATGTTTCACAGCGTTCCAGAAAGCCTCGACGGTCTGCGCGGAGATCATCGTCTCGCCGCCACGTCCCACAGCAGCGGAGATCATCACGGGCAGGTCCGTGCCTTTGGCAGTGTGGCCGTCTTCTTCGAAGACCTCGCGGATCGCGACGAGTGCTGCTTTCGCATTCAACGAATCGAAGATCGTCTCGACCAGCAGAACGTCCGAACCTCCGGCGATCAGCGCGCGTACCTGGTGCTTGTACGCGGTCAGCACCTGGTCAAAGGTGACCACGCGAAACCCTGGATCGTCGGCATCGGGTGAGTTTGAGAGTGAGACGGTTAGCGGGCCAATAGCGCCGGCAACAAAGCGCTGGCGGCCCGTGTCGTTCGACGTCCTGTCTG is a genomic window containing:
- a CDS encoding M3 family metallopeptidase, yielding MTVLNETPVVAGTAPVFDASNPFFAPSSLPYSAPPFDKIREEHYMPAFDAGMAEGRAEVDAIIANTDAPTFDNTLVALEKSGALLNRVATAFYAIAGANTNAAIQQMQQDVAPKLSAHGDSINLDEKLFARVKTLYEQRESLDLDAESLRLLEITYDGFVKAGALLSEPSKNTLRALNTEQSTLQAKFINRVLAAMKEGGLHVVTREALDGLSDAEIAEAAEAAKSRELDGFYLSLQNTTQQPALASLTNRETRKALWEASLTRAEQGNDHDTREMISRLAQLRAQRAHLLGYESYAAWKLSDQMARTPEAAVKFLDNLVPAALVGAKAEAAEMQALIGDSFTLEPWDWAFYAEAVRKAKYDINEDEVKQYFELSSVFEDGVLFAATKLYGITFSKRADLPVYHPDVVTYEVFNADGSHLALLYCDFYRRDSKRGGAWMSSLLTQSKLLGDAPIITNVCNYTKPVGDEPSLIDSDEAQTLFHEFGHALHGLFSEATYPSLSGTAVPRDFVEFPSQFNEHWASYPAIFNNYAKHWKTGEVMPADLQAKLKATKNFNGGHALTEVLAAAELDMQWHTLPSDSEAPDASAFEAAALERAGVSVPLVPPRYRSTYFSHIFGGGYAAGYYAYLWAEMLDSDAYHWFEEHGGLTRANGDRLRNMVLSRGNTADPAELYRAWAGRDPVIGPMLQQRGIPDSAVTG
- a CDS encoding homocysteine S-methyltransferase family protein, translating into MPDSKHPLSKVLEDRIAIIDGAMGTTIRTYGMTEADMRGERFKDAPKDLLNNGDIFSLTQPAMICDIHQRFLNAGADIIETNTFGATGISQSEFFVDDPREHGGRKDPEFYQKIIDDTMLNDLAWEINEVSARQCRELADRTSNDTGRQRFVAGAIGPLTVSLSNSPDADDPGFRVVTFDQVLTAYKHQVRALIAGGSDVLLVETIFDSLNAKAALVAIREVFEEDGHTAKGTDLPVMISAAVGRGGETMISAQTVEAFWNAVKHVKPLSVGLNCSIGPDLMYPFLTELAAKADTAISCYPNAGLPNPLSPTGFDLEPDDMARFLGDFAKNGLINIAGGCCGNTPDHIAAIAKALEGKHPREYALELAGARA
- a CDS encoding ester cyclase, with the translated sequence MQDVRELTQRWFEEVWNQKRLATVDELLAPEVRAHGFPEFNSVQDAAGFKASVVQFHNAFPKIQLKMQDVFVDGDKSAVRWTATLHGREDATDKPAAVSGFATARWSSGQIVEAWNFVDMTAVIAKMQEMETPARTEVTDRQSFEAL
- the metH gene encoding methionine synthase, yielding MTGDSKPLRLSGSQPFTQQAGVFIMLGERTNVAGSPKFAKLIKEGKYEEAVSVARQQVENGANVIDICMDEGMIDGVAAMTRYLQLLASEPEVAKVPFMVDSSKWEVIEAGLKCLQGKGIVNSISLKEGEDKFRQNARTVLKYGAAVVVMAFDEQGQAATYEDKIRICERAYRILVDEVGFPAEDIIFDPNILTVATGMEEHNNYAVDFINATRWIKANLPHAKVSGGVSNISFSFRGNNKVREAMHSAFLYHAIAAGMDMGIVNAGMLELYDAIEPELKVLVEDVLLNRRPDATERLVDYGEQLKAAGTSNPEAAAKKAEEWRSGTVEERLSHALVKGIDTYIDEDTEEARAKLGRPLLVIEGPLMQGMSVVGDLFGAGKMFLPQVVKSARVMKKAVAYLFPFMEAEKAEMAAAGIVMRTQGKIVLATVKGDVHDIGKNIVGVVLACNNYEVFDMGVMVPAEKILARAKEVNADIIGLSGLITPSLDEMVHVAKEMERQGFTVPLLIGGATTSRAHTAIKIAPHYSQPVVHVTDASRAVPVTTNLLSEDNRAQYVAQHAAEYEAVRKAHLAPKQPMVPIATARLRRTPIEWRSEDIAQPEFLGVRVLDHFPLAELREYIDWSPFFHTWGLKGIYPRILDDKLQGEEARELYTNANKMLDRIVNENLLRARGVYGFFPASAVGDDVELYSDAARSDVREHFHFLRQQAHRDGNEPCRSLADFIAPKETGLPDTIGAFAVTTGIGLKEFCDGFRAQHDDYSAIMAEAIADRLAEAFAEALHKRVRDQWGFGRNEGLTTQQIIAEKYRGIRPAPGYPACPDHTEKGTIWRLLDAQANTGIEITESFAMWPGSSVSGIYFAHPESRFFSLGKIDRDQAQDYAKRKGMPLVEVERWLGPNLNYDPEG